The segment GTTTATTGATACATACTCTGAAGTGCAGATCATTGCATTCCAGCTTCATATCATAGATCTCTTCATCTGTGATCCTGTTTTTCTTCAGACAGATCTCTTCAATCTCTCCGATTACCGAGTATTGATCGCACTCAATCCCGCTGGGCATAAAACAGGTGTCAACGATGGTATACAGATCCTCCTTCATGGCCCGCCTGGAAGCCTGTGAGTACAGATCAATATCCTCAATAGTCAGCGACTCCATTGCCTCCGGATCGCCGTTTTTGGCTGCTTCCAGAAGATTATTTCTGTTTCTTGAAGCCACCTTGGCTTTCTCGATCTGCCTGGCAGTTTTTTTCACTGGAAGAAGAATTTTTCCGTGTACGGAAAGAGCTGACAGTCTGGCTGAAACCACCTCTGTGCTTTTCCTGCGCTTCTGGCTTCTCTCCCTGTATTCCAGGGCATTCGTCAGATAAAAAATCAGGGAAATTCCCACCTTGTACTCATCTAAGAGCCCTGCGTAGGTTTCCTTCTCCGTGTGCCGCTGAATCGAGCACTCTGCTGTAGATGTGACAGTGTCGCTGTCCAGATATGGATAGTAATACTCAATATCCAGCTCGTCATTTTCATCCATCTCTCCGAACATGGCAATTCCCATTCCCTCTGCTACCTCTGCCCTGACCTCGCAGAAATCTGTATCCCTGTCAATCTGAATACACCGGGATGCCCTGGCATCCTTGGACAGACATTTGAGCAGTGCCCGTATATCGCGGTTTTTCTGGTACATGCTGAACCCAACCGCGCGCAAATATTTATGCATCCTCTCTTTCTCCTCTTTATAAAAGCAAACGTCAAATCCTCATTTTTCCGCTGTACAGCCAGAAAAATCTCCTAATAGCCCAGCGCCATCTCCAGCGCCTCCTTCTCCTCAGCTCCCAGAAGCACATCTGTGCTTCCCTTCTCCACATCCTTCATATAGAGATAGCAGCCTTCCCGGCTGTGGACAGAATTTAAGATGAAGCCGGAATTATTGTCATCCAGGAGGGCAATCACAAAGCTCAGATTTCCTCCCATTCCCTTGAAGGCGTTGTATTTTACAATTCCAATCTTCTGATAGCTGGCTCTCACCTGTCTGGTCAGCGATTTGAGCTGATCCCTGCTCTCCCTGTCAGACGTCTGCAGAACGGCTGTTTCATCCAGGAGATCCAGAATTGTATCTTCCAGGGTTTCTGCATCCTTCCCTCTCATAAATATGTCGTATCTCCGGTACAGCTTCCTGTACTGGGTAAAGCAGACCAGAGTGATAATCATACACACCAGCGTCAGAACCGCAAGGCCGATGATCAGGAAAGCCGGATCAAAGGCAAGATTATTCAACAAACTATTTTCCATTCTCTGTTATCACTCCTGACTTTCTCTTCGTTAACCGTTTATAGACTGAAGCAGCTCCACAATTCTCTCGAGTTCCGCAGGGGAGTAGTATTCAATCTCTATTCTTCCCTTATTTTTATCCTTTTTATTGATGGTAACTTTGGTTCCCATGACAGACTTGAGTTTTTCCTCGATGTCCCTGTAGATAAAGCTCAAATCTCTCTCCTCTGTATCTGCCTTCTTTTCCTTTTTAGGAGCTGTCATCATTTTGACCAGCTTCTCCACCTGGCGGACGCTGAGCTGATTTTCTCTCACCTTTTTGGCAAGTTCATACTGCTGCTCTTTGTCCTCCAGACCCAGCAAGGCTCTCGCATGTCCTCCTGAAATAAGGTTTTCTACCAGCATCTGCTGAACTCTCTCGTCCAGCTTTAAAAGCCTCATGCTGTTTGTGATCGTGGCCCGGTTTTTGGAAACCCGTTCCGCCACCTCCTCCTGCTTGAGTCCAAATTCCTGTACCAGCATCTGATAAGCTTTTGCCTCCTCGATGGGGTTCAAATCTGCCCGCTGGACATTTTCTATCAGAGCGATCTCCAGTGTCTGCTGCTTCGTGTAGTCACGGATCAGCACCGGAACTTCCTTAAGCCCCGCCAGTTTAGCGGCGCGCCAGCGCCGCTCGCCGGCAATGATCTCGTAAAACTCTCCCTTTCTCTGCACCAGAAGCGGCTGAAGAATTCCAAAATTTTTCACTGATTCCGCCAGCTCATTGAGCTGATCCTCATTAAAATATTTGCGCGGCTGCTCCTGGTTCGGTTCTATCTGGGCAATGCTTACCAGCTGCTCGCGGCCGTTTCCCTGCCTTTCTGTCTTTTCTGCTTTCCCTTCTGCCCGCACAGTCTCCTTATTGCCGGCCTTTTCTGTCTTTCTGTTCTTTTTTGTATCTGACGGAGCTGCCTTTCCCTTTCTTGCTCCTCCCGGAAGAACCATATCCAGTTCCTCCAGCTTCGCCTTCCTGTCTACCGCATGCTCCGGTGTCTTCGCTTCCTCTCCCTGCTCTGCAATCTGGTGGCTATTCTCAGGTTGGGAATTTTCCTCCTTTAAATCAGGGAAATAAGCTCTCAGTCCCTTTCCAAGTCCTCTTCTCGCCATCTCTATTCTTCCCCTCTGCTGATTACTTCCGCTGCCAGCAGGCGGTAGCTCTCCGCTCCCGTCGATTTGCTGTCGTACAGATTGATTGGCATTCCATGGCTCGGCGCCTCCGCAAGCCGTACATTTCTCGGAATAATCGTCTTGTAAATCGTTTCATTCAGATTACTTTTAACATTTTCAACTACTTCCAGGGACAGATTTGTTCTGGCGTCGTACATAGTAAACACCACACCTTCCAGCTCAAGCCCCGGATTCATCGTCTTTTTTACAAGGCCGATAGTCCTGAGCACCTGGCTCAGTCCCTCCAGCGCATAATACTCGCACTGGATAGGAACCAAAACCGTGTCAGCCGCCGTCAGAGCATTGATGGTGAGAAGGCTCAGAGAAGGCGGACAATCGATAATAATAAAGTCATAGTTATCTCTAACCTCCTCCAGGTGGTCTCTCAGGATAAATTCTTTTTGTTCCATATCCAGCAGTTCAATTTCAGCTCCGGCCAGATTTGAGTCAGAAGGCAGTACATCCAGATTTTCCTGAACCTGCTCGTGAAGACAGTCATCCAGTGAACATTCTCCCAGCATCATCTCATAAACCGTTTCTTCCATATATTCCTTTTCCAGTCCGAGACCGGTAGTGGCATTTCCTTGTGGATCGAAGTCAATAGCTAAAACCTTCTGTCCGGCTTCAGCCAGGCAGGCCGATAAATTGATCGCTGTCGTTGTTTTTCCCACGCCGCCCTTTTGGTTGGCAATCGCAATCACACGTCCCATGCTCTCTCCTTTTCTGCGTCATTCAAAAGTTCATTCCATAGTATAGCACATCTTTCATTCTTTTCCTACAGGAAATCTCCCCAATTTCCCATAAATGTTTCACGTGAAACGTTGATAGCTATCCAAAATGCAGTTCCACGTCTCTCTCGCCCTGAAACGATTCCTTGATTCATATTTCAGATTTTTCGTCTGTCTTAACCGAACTGCCTCTGTTTTCATCCTTTAATAAACAGTTTCTCATTCCCGCTGTCTGTGATATAATTTATCTGAACTTCACCTGAGTTTACCGGTTCCTACAAAACTCAGTATGAAACAGTCCAAGGAGGCAAAACCATATGAAGATAGACAACAGAGTTATGTCCCTGCTTGCGCTGACTTCCGGCGCCGCAGCGGCCACTTCCCTGATCAACCGATATATCCGCTTTTCAGCCGTTTCCAAAAAACTTTTGACAGAGCTTCACCCTCTCTGCTTTAAATGGCGTTTTGGAAATATTTATTTTACAAAAACAGGTTCAGGAAAGCCCCTGCTCCTGATCCACGATTTCCACTTCGCGTCCAGCGGCTGCGAGTGGAGCCAGATTATTGGGGAACTAAAAAAACGTTACACCGTCTATACGATCGATCTGCTGGGGTTCGGCCGTTCCGAAAAACCAAACCTGACTTACACAAACTATCTGTACGTCCAGCTCATCTCCGATTTTATCAAATCTGAGATCGGCCACCGCACCAATGTTATCGCCACTGGCGGCTCAGTGGCCCTGACGGTAATGGCCTGCAATGCCAATCCCGAGCTTTTTGATCAGATTGCGCTGATTAATCCGGATCCTCTTTCCCTCTGCGGACAGGTTTACGGAAAAAATGCCAGACTGTACAAATTGATTCTGGATCTTCCCATTGCCGGAACTCTGTTCTATCACATAGCATCCAGCCGCAGACTGCTGGAGGAAGCATTCAGGGAACGGTTTTTCTACAATCCTTATTCCGCAAAGCCAGCTTATATAGACCGCTACTATGAGGCTTCCCATCTGGGAGGCTGCCCGAAGGCCATTTTTTCCAGTATGGAATGCGGCTACACGAAATGCAATATCTCCAATGCCCTCAAAAAAATTGATAACAGCATTTTCATTATCGGAGGAGCTGAGGAACCTTCCATCGCAGACACCATAGATGAGTACCGTCATGTAAATCCTGCTGTTGAATATGCGCTGATTCCTAAAACAAAGCATCTTCCTCAGCTCGAACAGCCCGAAAAGGTGCTGAACCTGCTCACCATCTTTTTTTCATAGGAGGTCATAGGTGGAATCGTTGAAAGGCCGGAAGCGGTAATTTATGTTTCTGGCACACCAGAAGAACCGTTGACTCTGTTTAACATTCCATTATTACATTTTATTCTAACAGGAAAAATAGAGAAGAAACGGACATGGCAGAATAGAAAGATTATAATTATATAAACATTTTCCAGCCCCGCCAAGGATAAGAAAATCCCGTGAGGCTGGAAAATCGCTCTGAAATAATATGTCCCCTGTCTGGAAATGTCTGTGCTTTCCCATCACAAAATCTGATATGGCTGTGGCAGATGCCCTGTCTTTAAATCAAAAGTCAAACTGCCTTATTGTGCTCTCTTTATCTGAGCGGCTCCTTTGACGGCATTCCCGCCTTGCGCGGATACCTGGAAGAGGTGGCCTTTATCTTCTTTACCTTCACCAGCGTCCGCTCGTCGGAATTGGGAAGGCTGAACCTCTCAATTTTCTCAATCTCTCCTCCCAGCTTGCTGATTGCTCCCTGGCCGTTCACCAGTTCCTCATCCAGTTTTCCTGATTTATAGGACACAAAATATCCGCCCGGCTTCACCAGAGGCATGCAGTATTCCGACAGTGTAGAGAGATTCGCTACCGCCCTGGACACGCAGATGTCAAATGTTTCACGTGAAACACGATTTCTTCCAAAATCCTCTGCCCTCCCATGGACAGCCGTAATTCCTTCAAGTCCAAGCTCGGAAATTACCGTGTTCAGAAATTTGACTCTCTTATTCAGAGAATCCAGAAGTGTCACTCTCAGTCCCGGAAATGCAATTTTCAGCGGAATACCCGGAAAACCAGCCCCGGTCCCCACATCTGCCACAGAAAATGCTTCCGTCTCCAGCCCGTCTACTGCCCGTTTCAGGGCAAGGCTGTCCACAAAATGCTTTGTCACCACTTCACTCATCTCGGTGATAGCTGTGAGATTCATTACCTGATTCCACTCGTTTAACAGCTCATAATATCTGAAAAACTGCTCCATCTGTTTCTCTGTCAGTGTGACTCCCACATGACAGAGTTCCTCTTCCATCTGCTTTACAAACGCTTCTCTCATGACTCCTCCTGGGTATTTTGTCTCTGACCTTCATTTCTCTCCCTCTGGTACTTTAGCTGTTCCAGATGAACCAGCAGTACTGAAATATCCGCCGGTGAAACTCCTGATATTCTGGAGGCCTGTCCGATATTTCTGGGCTTATACAGGTTCAGCTTCTGAACAGCCTCCTTTCTCAAGCTCTTCACCGTCGAGTAGTCAAAGCTTTCATCCAGCTTTCGGCTCTCCATTTTCTTAAACTGAGCCACCTGCTGAAGCTGCCTT is part of the Clostridium sp. M62/1 genome and harbors:
- a CDS encoding ParA family protein, whose product is MGRVIAIANQKGGVGKTTTAINLSACLAEAGQKVLAIDFDPQGNATTGLGLEKEYMEETVYEMMLGECSLDDCLHEQVQENLDVLPSDSNLAGAEIELLDMEQKEFILRDHLEEVRDNYDFIIIDCPPSLSLLTINALTAADTVLVPIQCEYYALEGLSQVLRTIGLVKKTMNPGLELEGVVFTMYDARTNLSLEVVENVKSNLNETIYKTIIPRNVRLAEAPSHGMPINLYDSKSTGAESYRLLAAEVISRGEE
- the rsmG gene encoding 16S rRNA (guanine(527)-N(7))-methyltransferase RsmG; amino-acid sequence: MREAFVKQMEEELCHVGVTLTEKQMEQFFRYYELLNEWNQVMNLTAITEMSEVVTKHFVDSLALKRAVDGLETEAFSVADVGTGAGFPGIPLKIAFPGLRVTLLDSLNKRVKFLNTVISELGLEGITAVHGRAEDFGRNRVSRETFDICVSRAVANLSTLSEYCMPLVKPGGYFVSYKSGKLDEELVNGQGAISKLGGEIEKIERFSLPNSDERTLVKVKKIKATSSRYPRKAGMPSKEPLR
- a CDS encoding alpha/beta fold hydrolase — translated: MKIDNRVMSLLALTSGAAAATSLINRYIRFSAVSKKLLTELHPLCFKWRFGNIYFTKTGSGKPLLLIHDFHFASSGCEWSQIIGELKKRYTVYTIDLLGFGRSEKPNLTYTNYLYVQLISDFIKSEIGHRTNVIATGGSVALTVMACNANPELFDQIALINPDPLSLCGQVYGKNARLYKLILDLPIAGTLFYHIASSRRLLEEAFRERFFYNPYSAKPAYIDRYYEASHLGGCPKAIFSSMECGYTKCNISNALKKIDNSIFIIGGAEEPSIADTIDEYRHVNPAVEYALIPKTKHLPQLEQPEKVLNLLTIFFS
- a CDS encoding DUF3881 family protein, which codes for MHKYLRAVGFSMYQKNRDIRALLKCLSKDARASRCIQIDRDTDFCEVRAEVAEGMGIAMFGEMDENDELDIEYYYPYLDSDTVTSTAECSIQRHTEKETYAGLLDEYKVGISLIFYLTNALEYRERSQKRRKSTEVVSARLSALSVHGKILLPVKKTARQIEKAKVASRNRNNLLEAAKNGDPEAMESLTIEDIDLYSQASRRAMKEDLYTIVDTCFMPSGIECDQYSVIGEIEEICLKKNRITDEEIYDMKLECNDLHFRVCINKQDLLGEPKVGRRFKGKVWMQGIADFKG
- a CDS encoding DUF4446 family protein, whose amino-acid sequence is MENSLLNNLAFDPAFLIIGLAVLTLVCMIITLVCFTQYRKLYRRYDIFMRGKDAETLEDTILDLLDETAVLQTSDRESRDQLKSLTRQVRASYQKIGIVKYNAFKGMGGNLSFVIALLDDNNSGFILNSVHSREGCYLYMKDVEKGSTDVLLGAEEKEALEMALGY
- a CDS encoding ParB/RepB/Spo0J family partition protein, which translates into the protein MARRGLGKGLRAYFPDLKEENSQPENSHQIAEQGEEAKTPEHAVDRKAKLEELDMVLPGGARKGKAAPSDTKKNRKTEKAGNKETVRAEGKAEKTERQGNGREQLVSIAQIEPNQEQPRKYFNEDQLNELAESVKNFGILQPLLVQRKGEFYEIIAGERRWRAAKLAGLKEVPVLIRDYTKQQTLEIALIENVQRADLNPIEEAKAYQMLVQEFGLKQEEVAERVSKNRATITNSMRLLKLDERVQQMLVENLISGGHARALLGLEDKEQQYELAKKVRENQLSVRQVEKLVKMMTAPKKEKKADTEERDLSFIYRDIEEKLKSVMGTKVTINKKDKNKGRIEIEYYSPAELERIVELLQSING